The genomic stretch CGGGGGAAGGGAACATGCCGAAATCGCTGCCAGGGCTTTAAAAGTTCTTGAAAAATATATTCTAGAGAGCCCCGAACAGTGGTATCAGTGGCCAGAGGCCGTGGAAGAGCTACAGCCATATATCAATTGGGATGAAAACTATGCGCCTGAGACTCTATCGCCTGCGTCTTCCCTTTAAACTCTCGGTGGACCACAGTTTGGCCCGCAGAAAAATGACTGAAGGGCTGATTGTCCTTTGGGAAAAGGAGGGGTTAATTGGCCTGGGGGAGGGATGCCCTCGAGAGTATGTCACCGGAGAGGCCCCTCTCCAGGCCTATAGGGTAGCCCAGCGTCTGGCCCGGCTCATTATCCAAGAGGGGATTTCATCCCCTTCTGGTCTGGATCAGGCGGTAAGATCTCTCGGACTCGAGGCCTTCCCTTCGGTAATCTGCGCCTTTGAGCTCGCCCTGCTGGACCTCATGGGTCAAGCGCGGAACCTACCCCTCTGGGGCCTATTCAGCCCCGAGCCCCGAAATCTCAAATTCGTCTACAGCCTTGTTCTCCCCTTTACCACTCCCCAAACCTTTACCTTCTTCGTTGAGGCAGCCCAAAAGTGGCAATTAAGGGACATCAAAGTCAAGGTGGCCCCCGGATCCGAGGAGGTGGTCAGAAGAATCCGACAAGAGCTGCCCTCCTGTAGATTGCGCCTTGATGCCAACGGTTCCTTTGAGGGCTCAGAAGCGGTAGAGTTTCTGAGACGCCTTCAAGCCGAAAAGATAGTCGCCTTTGAACAACCTTGCCCTCGCGAAGATCTAAAGGGGCTCCATGAAGTAGCCTCATCCAGACTGGCCCCGGTAATTGCCGACGAGTCTCTGGTCGATCTAAACGATGCCTTGAGGCTTATCGACCACAAGGCCTGTCAGATCTTCAACCTCCGCTTATCCAAATGTGCCGGACTCAGGCGAACCCTGGCCCTCTGGGCTCTAGCCAGGTCAGCCGGCCTCAGGGTTCAAATCGGTTGTCACGTGGGAGAGACAGGCATCTTATCCATGGCCGGCCGCCACCTGGCTAGCCTGATAGATGAGGTCGTCTTCCTTGAGGGAAGCTACAGTCCCTGGCTCCTTGAAGAAGACCTTGTCACGGAAACCGTAGCCTTTGGCCTCGGGGGAAAGGCTTCTCCCCCATCCCGTCCCGGTCTAGGGCTTACCCTCCGGGAAGAGGTCCTCTCTACCTTTGGGGAGAAACTCGGGGTTTTTTCTAAAAAAAGAAGTGTAGGCCCACCGTAAGGAGGTGAACGCGGATACGATAATCACCATTGGCCTTAAGAGGCTCTGGAAGGCTAGAAAGAACCTGGTTCTGTTTGGGGGCCCAGCGGGTAAAAATGTAATTGTAAGCTAAAGAAAAACGAAAATCGGCCCGGGGGCTGGCTGTAATCCCCAAGGCTAGAATCCGCCGGTTAGAATCCGGAAGCTGAGGATCCCGATATTTAGACGGGGCCGGCCCCTGATCCAGACAATAGCCGGCCATAAGAGTGTATCCATCTGCCTGGTAGCGTACTCCCAGCCGGTAGGCCAGGACATCTTGCCAATCCTTAGGCTGGATAAAGACCCTGGTTGATTTACCCGGAGGCCCTAAGGGATCGGAGAAAATGATCTTCATCTCTTCATAGGTGGACCAGCCTGTCCAGGAAAGATCAAACTCCATCCTCAGACGAGAGGTAAGCTTTAAGGCC from Thermosulfuriphilus ammonigenes encodes the following:
- a CDS encoding mandelate racemase/muconate lactonizing enzyme family protein, with the translated sequence MRLRLYRLRLPFKLSVDHSLARRKMTEGLIVLWEKEGLIGLGEGCPREYVTGEAPLQAYRVAQRLARLIIQEGISSPSGLDQAVRSLGLEAFPSVICAFELALLDLMGQARNLPLWGLFSPEPRNLKFVYSLVLPFTTPQTFTFFVEAAQKWQLRDIKVKVAPGSEEVVRRIRQELPSCRLRLDANGSFEGSEAVEFLRRLQAEKIVAFEQPCPREDLKGLHEVASSRLAPVIADESLVDLNDALRLIDHKACQIFNLRLSKCAGLRRTLALWALARSAGLRVQIGCHVGETGILSMAGRHLASLIDEVVFLEGSYSPWLLEEDLVTETVAFGLGGKASPPSRPGLGLTLREEVLSTFGEKLGVFSKKRSVGPP